One part of the Nematostella vectensis chromosome 8, jaNemVect1.1, whole genome shotgun sequence genome encodes these proteins:
- the LOC5516255 gene encoding uncharacterized protein LOC5516255 codes for MDTSQIMLSIILLLWRYVNADVCERFFEMPNSILQGHVIKTITTTEKDCRVICKRNSACYSINYIRKRSQCVLNSDTHFGFPEHFISGSAPGAYYATLKPVTSCSNMFCSSGMACKMREDGKTHKCEKAITYTPLGCYVDVKDRAISGFFAAPVTLQYCFKLAVSRGYRVFAMQFGNECYTGANAHNTYSKYGSGSGCSGGTGGGWHNDVYQINY; via the exons ATGGATACATCCCAAATTATGCTGTCAATCATTCTGCTTCTATGGCGATACGTCAATGCAGATGTTTGCGAACGCTTTTTCGAGATGCCGAATTCCATCCTACAGGGTCACGTGAttaagacaataacaacaaccgAGAAAGACTGTCGAGTGATATGCAAACGCAACAGCGCATGCTACTCGATCAACTACATCCGTAAAAG GTCGCAATGTGTCTTGAATAGCGATACGCACTTTGGGTTCCCTGAACATTTCATATCTGGCAGTGCACCTGGCGCATACTACGCTACTTTGAAACCAGTGACAAGCTGCAGTAACATGTTCTGTAGCAGCGGTATGGCATGCAAGATGCGAGAAGACGGAAAGACACACAAGTGTGAAAAAG cAATAACCTATACTCCCCTTGGATGCTACGTAGATGTCAAGGACCGTGCCATTAGTGGATTTTTCGCAGCGCCAGTTACACTTCAGTATTGCTTTAAGCTGGCTGTGAGTCGTGGGTACAGAGTATTCGCAATGCAGTTTGGCAATGAGTGCTATACGGGCGCTAACGCACACAATACCTATTCCAAGTATGGTAGCGGATCAGGATGCTCTGGGGGTACCGGGGGAGGATGGCATAACGATGTTTACCAAATAAACTACTAA
- the LOC125570313 gene encoding uncharacterized protein LOC125570313: protein MGTYSNEGNVLKRWERTQTRGTCSNEGNVLKRGERTQTRGTYSNEGNVLKRGKRTQTRGTYSNEGNVLKRGERTQTNVLKRGERTQTRETYSNEGNVLKRGERTQTRGTYSNERTQTRGTYSNEGNVLKREERTQTRGTYSNEGNVLKRGERTQTRGTYSNEGNVLKRGERTQTRGTYSNEGNVLKRGERTQTRGTYSNEGNVLKRGERTQTRGTYSNEGNVLKRGERTQTRGTYSNEGNVLKRGERTQTRGTYSNEGNVLKREERTQTRGTYSNEGNVLKRGERTQTRGTYSNKYNNLVVMNIRYQVEEEVYQAQV from the coding sequence ATGGGAACGTACTCAAACGAGGGAAACGTACTCAAACGATGGGAACGTACTCAAACAAGAGGAACGTGCTCAAACGAGGGGAACGTACTCAAACGAGGGGAACGTACTCAAACGAGGGGAACGTACTCAAACGAGGGAAACGTACTCAAACGAGGGAAACGTACTCAAACGAGGGGAACGTACTCAAACGAGGGGAACGTACTCAAACGAGGGGAACGTACTCAAACGAACGTACTCAAACGAGGGGAACGTACTCAAACGAGGGAAACGTACTCAAACGAGGGAAACGTACTCAAACGAGGGGAACGTACTCAAACGAGGGGAACGTACTCAAACGAACGTACTCAAACGAGGGGAACGTACTCAAACGAGGGGAACGTACTCAAACGAGAGGAACGTACTCAAACGAGGGGAACGTACTCAAACGAGGGGAACGTACTCAAACGAGGGGAACGTACTCAAACGAGGGGAACGTACTCAAACGAGGGGAACGTACTCAAACGAGGGGAACGTACTCAAACGAGGGGAACGTACTCAAACGAGGGGAACGTACTCAAACGAGGGGAACGTACTCAAACGAGGGGAACGTACTCAAACGAGGGGAACGTACTCAAACGAGGGGAACGTACTCAAACGAGGGGAACGTACTCAAACGAGGGGAACGTACTCAAACGAGGGGAACGTACTCAAACGAGGGGAACGTACTCAAACGAGGGGAACGTACTCAAACGAGGGGAACGTACTCAAACGAGGGGAACGTACTCAAACGAGGGGAACGTACTCAAACGAGAGGAACGTACTCAAACGAGGGGAACGTACTCAAACGAGGGGAACGTACTCAAACGAGGGGAACGTACTCAAACGAGGGGAACGTACTCAAACAAGTACAACAACCTCGTGGTTATGAATATTAGATACCAAGTAGAGGAAGAAGTATATCAAGCACAAGTATGA